The following are encoded together in the Scytonema millei VB511283 genome:
- a CDS encoding TPM domain-containing protein, whose product MQRSFWRKIPVLVTTFFLAGLVWMMQPSAALAYDNPELLPDRPTPVIDLAKTFTDIQEEQLVADLNKFTADTGWKLRVLTQYDRTPGRAVINFWGLDDKSILLVADSRGGNILSFSVGDAVYELLPRTFWIELQTRFGNLYYVREHGEDRAILGALESVESCLVKGGCNVVPGLPREQWILTLITSTLGGVICGFAAQPRRPGQALAWQWALIFSPLWGILFIAFGIGPVVTRTTEWLPLIRNISGFLIGALVAYLTPIFGRSSASET is encoded by the coding sequence ATGCAGCGTTCATTTTGGCGAAAAATCCCGGTTTTAGTAACAACATTTTTTCTGGCTGGGTTGGTTTGGATGATGCAACCATCAGCAGCCCTAGCTTATGACAATCCAGAACTGCTACCCGATCGCCCTACCCCCGTCATTGACCTAGCAAAGACTTTTACCGATATTCAGGAAGAACAACTCGTAGCAGATTTAAATAAATTTACCGCTGACACTGGTTGGAAACTGCGAGTTTTAACTCAGTACGATCGCACTCCCGGTAGAGCAGTAATTAACTTTTGGGGTTTAGATGACAAAAGTATTCTTCTAGTTGCCGACTCTCGCGGTGGTAACATCCTCAGTTTTAGCGTTGGCGACGCAGTTTACGAACTTCTTCCCCGCACGTTTTGGATCGAACTACAAACCCGCTTTGGTAATTTGTACTACGTGCGAGAACATGGGGAAGACCGCGCCATTCTCGGAGCTTTAGAATCTGTTGAAAGCTGTTTAGTCAAAGGCGGTTGTAACGTCGTTCCTGGTCTACCAAGAGAACAATGGATTCTCACCCTAATTACATCAACACTAGGAGGCGTAATTTGTGGTTTTGCCGCTCAACCCCGTCGTCCAGGACAAGCTCTAGCTTGGCAGTGGGCTTTGATTTTCTCGCCGTTGTGGGGCATATTATTCATTGCTTTCGGCATTGGACCAGTTGTCACGCGCACTACGGAATGGCTACCTCTGATCCGCAATATCTCAGGCTTTCTGATTGGAGCGCTCGTAGCATATCTCACGCCAATATTTGGTCGTTCATCTGCTTCTGAGACGTGA
- a CDS encoding GNAT family N-acetyltransferase, which translates to MNQPLRFDVTEKPHPEDIEFILQQLLAFNRDRAGEGNFQQLAIFLRDAGDRLAGGLIGSTYWQWLYVDILWIDETWRGQGYGHALLEAGEQEAVRRGCKYACLDTFSFQAPEFYQQQGYVIFGELPNFPPGYSRFFLKKELSPN; encoded by the coding sequence GTGAACCAACCGCTCAGGTTTGACGTAACCGAGAAGCCGCATCCTGAAGACATAGAATTTATTTTGCAACAACTGCTGGCATTTAATCGCGATCGCGCGGGTGAAGGGAATTTCCAGCAGTTAGCTATCTTTTTGCGAGATGCAGGCGATCGTTTGGCTGGCGGATTGATTGGTTCGACTTATTGGCAGTGGTTGTATGTCGATATTTTATGGATAGATGAAACTTGGCGCGGACAAGGCTACGGTCATGCTTTACTGGAGGCTGGGGAGCAAGAAGCTGTCAGACGCGGCTGTAAATATGCTTGTTTAGATACATTTAGTTTCCAAGCACCAGAATTTTACCAGCAACAGGGATACGTCATTTTTGGTGAATTACCAAATTTCCCGCCAGGTTACAGCAGATTCTTTCTTAAAAAAGAGTTGTCACCAAATTAA
- a CDS encoding precorrin-8X methylmutase → MEWHMIDAQNLAIVDREVGDYDFSPAEYEIVRRVIYTTADFEYKNLIHFSETAMQTGAAAIAARCTIVVDVPTIQVGILPQIQNTFANPLYCSLDAIARPQKDKTATAWGIENLAQRYPEAIFAIGQDHSALAILIDLIATGAVKPALVIATPGGFVDVDATKKRLQEFSVPQVWTEGSKGGATVATAILNGLLELAWLAYTPEES, encoded by the coding sequence ATGGAATGGCACATGATTGATGCCCAAAATCTGGCGATCGTCGATCGCGAGGTTGGCGATTATGACTTTTCTCCCGCAGAATATGAGATCGTCCGTCGTGTTATTTATACAACTGCTGATTTTGAGTATAAGAATTTAATTCATTTCTCAGAAACGGCAATGCAAACAGGAGCGGCGGCGATCGCGGCTCGCTGTACGATTGTGGTGGATGTACCGACAATCCAAGTTGGCATTCTACCCCAGATTCAAAACACCTTTGCCAATCCCCTTTATTGCAGCTTAGACGCGATCGCTCGTCCGCAAAAAGATAAGACTGCTACAGCTTGGGGAATCGAAAACCTCGCTCAGCGCTATCCCGAAGCAATTTTTGCGATCGGTCAAGACCACAGTGCATTAGCAATTTTGATAGATTTAATTGCTACTGGCGCAGTTAAGCCAGCTTTGGTCATTGCCACACCTGGGGGATTTGTCGATGTGGATGCGACCAAAAAACGCTTGCAGGAATTTTCCGTACCCCAAGTTTGGACGGAGGGTTCCAAGGGTGGTGCAACGGTAGCTACAGCAATTTTGAACGGATTGCTAGAACTAGCTTGGCTGGCTTACACCCCTGAAGAGAGCTGA
- a CDS encoding thioredoxin-like domain-containing protein: MKTVRVRAPELPQNQPWLNTDKPLSLQQLRGRIVILDFWTYCCINCLHVLPDLKYLEQKYKDSLTVIGVHSAKFDNEKDVDNIRQAILRYDIEHPVVVDSGFQVWQQYAVRAWPTLTVIDPEGYVIGSAAGEGNRDVLDELIAKLIQEYRVKGAIASPEISFILEKQRQPLIKPLAFPGKVLATATGLFIADSGHHRIIWSTLDGEILHVIGTGKSGLIDGDFTQAQFFAPQGMVLDEENQLLYVADTENHAIRRINLPLQRVETIAGTGEQSRNIRPYGGIGQKTALNSPWDLVMVKSYLFIAMAGNHQIWQMDLEKGILQTYAGTGAEACLDGLVADSAFAQPSGITTDGRELYVADSEGSSIRRIGLMLDPQVRTICGSGELFGFGDVDGTGADVRLQHCLGIEYAQNFLWIADTYNHKIKLANPHSGNCQHVLGDGVASLQDGQGKNSCFNEPSGLSVFGSNLYVADTNNHAIRRVKLDTLTVNTMEFPGLCAPNVCIP, encoded by the coding sequence ATGAAGACTGTACGGGTGAGAGCGCCGGAACTACCTCAAAATCAGCCTTGGCTGAATACTGACAAGCCGCTATCGCTTCAACAACTCAGAGGTAGAATTGTCATTCTCGATTTTTGGACTTATTGCTGCATTAACTGCTTGCACGTTCTGCCAGATTTGAAATATTTAGAACAGAAGTATAAGGACAGCCTCACGGTTATTGGCGTTCACTCGGCTAAATTCGACAATGAAAAAGATGTCGATAATATTCGTCAAGCCATCCTGCGGTATGACATCGAGCATCCAGTCGTAGTTGACAGTGGCTTTCAGGTGTGGCAACAATATGCAGTACGTGCGTGGCCCACTCTAACGGTAATCGATCCAGAAGGGTACGTCATTGGCTCTGCTGCTGGAGAAGGAAATCGAGATGTTTTAGACGAATTAATTGCCAAGCTAATTCAAGAGTATCGAGTCAAAGGTGCAATCGCATCTCCAGAAATTAGCTTCATTTTAGAAAAACAACGGCAACCATTAATTAAACCTCTAGCATTTCCTGGTAAAGTATTGGCGACTGCCACTGGATTATTTATTGCTGATTCAGGACATCACCGCATTATTTGGAGTACCCTCGACGGAGAAATTCTACACGTCATAGGTACGGGAAAATCTGGATTAATCGATGGAGACTTTACCCAAGCGCAATTTTTTGCCCCCCAAGGCATGGTACTGGACGAAGAGAACCAATTACTCTACGTAGCAGATACCGAAAATCATGCGATTCGCCGCATCAACTTACCGTTACAGCGTGTAGAAACCATCGCCGGAACCGGAGAACAAAGCCGTAATATCCGTCCTTATGGTGGTATTGGTCAAAAAACAGCCTTAAATTCCCCTTGGGATTTGGTGATGGTGAAGAGTTATCTCTTCATTGCAATGGCAGGAAATCATCAAATCTGGCAAATGGATTTAGAAAAAGGCATCTTGCAAACTTACGCGGGTACGGGTGCTGAAGCGTGTTTAGATGGTTTAGTCGCAGATTCGGCTTTCGCACAACCGAGTGGCATTACCACCGATGGTAGAGAATTATACGTTGCTGATAGTGAAGGTAGTTCGATTCGTCGTATTGGCTTAATGCTCGATCCTCAAGTACGGACAATCTGCGGGAGTGGCGAGTTGTTTGGCTTTGGCGATGTTGATGGTACTGGTGCTGACGTGCGACTCCAGCATTGTTTAGGGATAGAATACGCTCAAAATTTCTTGTGGATAGCCGATACTTATAACCACAAAATTAAATTAGCGAACCCCCATAGCGGTAATTGTCAACATGTTCTGGGGGATGGAGTCGCTAGTTTACAGGACGGACAAGGTAAAAATAGCTGCTTTAACGAACCATCGGGACTAAGTGTTTTTGGTTCTAACTTGTACGTCGCCGATACGAATAACCATGCAATTAGGCGAGTAAAATTAGATACATTGACTGTAAACACAATGGAATTTCCAGGTTTATGTGCGCCTAATGTTTGTATTCCGTAG
- a CDS encoding glycoside hydrolase family 31 protein produces MPQYFGQLPTTDQPWVTVGAVEAVSQSDRAVQLDCGESSVLISVIDANLIRVRLAPHGEFFPQRPWAVVGDEEIERSPVPFEVAETPDTVEIKTDRLRIVVQRQPCRLTCFDNCDRPFAKDAEMGMGWRMGATAAWKQIEADEHFYGFGERTGFLDKLSEVKTNWTLDALDYNSLTDEMYQAIPFFMALRPEVGYGIFFNTTFWSQFDIGTAQPGTWSMETRSLAGMQTPPLDYYIIYGPDPATILGSYTQLTGRMPLPPRWALGYHQCRWSYDSETVVRELAQEFRRRRIPCDVIHLDIDYMRGYRVFTWSPQRFPHPEKLLRELAEDGFKTITIIDPGVKYEPEANYHVFDQGIDKDYFVRKADGQLFHGYVWPDKALFPDFLRPEVRQWWGDLHESLTSIGVAGIWNDMNEPAIADRPFGDDGKHIWFPLDAPQGNSEFGIRNSELTPTTPDSSVRAGFERESIAVGGESFAKPAPTTTNYPVTTHAEVHNLYGLMMARASAEALEKLRPNERSFVLTRSGYAGVQQWSSVWMGDNQSLWEHLEMSLPMLCNMGLSGVAFAGCDIGGFAGNATAELFARWMQVGMLYPLMRGHSAMTTARHEPWVFGDRVEQICREYINLRYQLLPYIYTLFWEAATTGAPILRPLLYHFPQDPTTYNLYDQVLLGAGLMAAPIYRPGIEHRAVYIPAGTWYDWWTGEAFTGPTHILAHAPLEKMPLYVRSGTVIPMQPVVQFVDEKTCNPLTLRVWAGQGEWTMYEDDGLSFDYRQGVWSTTTYRVNTTGEETIVEIGARQGEWTPPAREVAIEVVGVGQQCFSDDGTARRLQFRGSRES; encoded by the coding sequence ATGCCGCAATATTTTGGACAACTGCCAACGACTGACCAACCGTGGGTAACTGTAGGCGCAGTGGAGGCAGTATCGCAAAGCGATCGCGCTGTCCAGTTGGATTGCGGTGAGTCTTCTGTATTAATTAGCGTTATCGATGCGAATCTGATTCGCGTGCGTTTAGCCCCTCACGGCGAATTCTTTCCCCAGCGCCCTTGGGCAGTCGTAGGAGATGAAGAGATAGAGCGATCGCCCGTTCCCTTTGAAGTTGCAGAAACACCTGACACGGTAGAAATTAAAACAGATCGGCTGCGAATTGTCGTTCAACGCCAACCTTGTCGCCTCACTTGCTTTGACAATTGCGATCGCCCCTTTGCCAAAGATGCCGAAATGGGTATGGGGTGGCGCATGGGTGCAACCGCCGCCTGGAAACAAATTGAGGCTGACGAGCATTTTTATGGTTTTGGCGAACGCACGGGCTTTTTAGATAAATTAAGCGAAGTTAAAACAAATTGGACGCTAGATGCTTTAGACTACAACTCGCTGACGGATGAGATGTATCAGGCAATTCCATTTTTTATGGCTTTGCGTCCAGAAGTCGGTTATGGTATCTTTTTCAACACGACTTTTTGGAGTCAGTTTGACATTGGCACAGCTCAACCTGGCACTTGGAGCATGGAAACCCGCAGCTTAGCGGGAATGCAGACACCACCCCTAGACTACTACATCATTTACGGTCCCGATCCAGCCACAATTTTAGGTAGCTACACGCAGTTAACAGGCAGAATGCCCCTACCACCTCGTTGGGCTTTAGGATACCATCAGTGTCGCTGGAGTTACGATTCGGAAACAGTAGTACGCGAACTTGCCCAAGAATTTCGCCGCCGCCGCATTCCTTGTGACGTGATTCATTTAGATATCGACTACATGCGGGGATATCGCGTCTTTACTTGGAGTCCCCAACGGTTCCCCCATCCAGAGAAGCTACTGCGGGAACTAGCCGAGGATGGATTTAAGACGATAACAATTATTGACCCTGGGGTAAAGTACGAACCGGAAGCAAATTACCACGTTTTTGACCAAGGGATAGACAAAGATTATTTCGTCCGCAAAGCAGACGGACAACTATTTCATGGCTACGTCTGGCCCGATAAAGCCTTATTTCCCGATTTCTTGCGTCCTGAAGTCCGTCAGTGGTGGGGAGACTTACACGAAAGCCTTACCAGTATTGGTGTAGCCGGAATTTGGAACGATATGAACGAACCCGCGATCGCCGATCGCCCCTTTGGTGACGATGGTAAGCATATCTGGTTTCCGTTGGATGCACCCCAGGGGAATTCGGAATTCGGAATTCGGAATTCGGAATTAACCCCTACGACTCCCGACTCCTCTGTAAGGGCTGGTTTTGAACGAGAATCTATTGCCGTAGGCGGTGAATCTTTTGCTAAACCCGCCCCTACAACTACCAATTACCCAGTTACAACTCACGCCGAAGTCCACAACCTTTACGGATTGATGATGGCACGAGCGAGTGCTGAGGCGCTGGAAAAGTTGCGCCCTAACGAGCGATCGTTCGTCTTGACTCGTTCGGGTTACGCTGGCGTACAACAGTGGTCGTCGGTATGGATGGGCGATAACCAGTCGTTGTGGGAGCATTTGGAAATGTCCCTCCCAATGCTGTGCAATATGGGGTTGTCGGGTGTAGCCTTTGCCGGTTGCGATATTGGTGGTTTTGCTGGCAATGCTACAGCAGAACTGTTCGCCCGGTGGATGCAAGTCGGAATGCTCTACCCCCTTATGCGCGGTCATTCGGCAATGACAACTGCTCGTCACGAACCTTGGGTATTTGGCGATCGCGTCGAACAAATCTGTCGCGAGTATATTAACTTGCGCTACCAGCTTTTACCATACATTTACACGTTGTTCTGGGAAGCTGCTACCACCGGAGCGCCAATTCTTCGCCCTCTACTCTACCATTTTCCTCAAGACCCCACGACCTACAACCTCTACGACCAAGTCTTGCTGGGTGCTGGTCTGATGGCTGCACCAATTTATCGTCCTGGGATAGAACATCGTGCGGTATACATCCCCGCCGGGACTTGGTACGACTGGTGGACGGGGGAAGCTTTCACGGGACCAACTCATATTCTGGCACACGCACCATTGGAAAAAATGCCTCTTTATGTGCGCTCTGGCACAGTCATCCCCATGCAGCCCGTAGTACAGTTTGTTGATGAAAAAACGTGCAATCCTCTCACACTGCGCGTTTGGGCAGGACAAGGAGAATGGACAATGTACGAAGATGACGGACTTAGCTTTGATTATCGTCAAGGTGTCTGGTCAACCACTACCTATCGTGTCAATACAACAGGAGAAGAAACAATCGTTGAGATTGGCGCGAGACAGGGAGAATGGACACCACCAGCGCGAGAAGTCGCGATCGAGGTGGTGGGAGTCGGTCAGCAATGTTTTAGCGATGATGGAACGGCTCGCCGTTTGCAGTTTAGAGGGAGCAGGGAGTCGTAG
- the dapB gene encoding 4-hydroxy-tetrahydrodipicolinate reductase, translating to MNSQYPIPVVINGAAGKMGREVVKAVSQAADLTLLGAIDRNPEHQGKDAGELAGLPEPLEVPITDQLEPMLAMAGQERQIGVMVDFTHPSTVYDNIRSAIAYGVRPVVGTTGLSPAQIQDLAEFADKASTGCLMIPNFSIGMVLLQQAAVQASQYFDHVEIIELHHNQKADAPSGTALQTAQMLAGLGKIFNPPQVEETEKLPGARGSVAAEGIRIHSVRLPGLIAHQEVIFGSAGQIYTLRHDTSDRACYMPGVLLAIRKVIQLKTLVYGLEKIL from the coding sequence ATGAATAGCCAATATCCAATCCCAGTAGTCATCAATGGTGCTGCGGGCAAAATGGGACGCGAAGTTGTCAAAGCAGTTTCCCAAGCTGCCGATCTGACCTTACTAGGGGCAATCGATCGCAACCCAGAACACCAAGGTAAAGATGCAGGAGAACTAGCGGGTTTACCAGAACCATTGGAAGTCCCAATTACCGACCAATTAGAACCAATGCTGGCGATGGCGGGGCAAGAAAGGCAAATTGGGGTGATGGTAGACTTTACCCATCCGAGTACAGTGTATGACAATATCCGCTCGGCGATCGCCTATGGAGTGCGTCCAGTCGTCGGTACGACAGGCTTAAGTCCAGCACAGATTCAAGACTTAGCGGAATTTGCTGACAAAGCCAGTACTGGATGTTTGATGATTCCCAACTTCTCAATTGGGATGGTTTTGTTGCAACAAGCAGCAGTTCAAGCTTCCCAATATTTCGATCACGTCGAAATTATCGAACTGCACCACAACCAAAAAGCTGATGCACCTAGCGGTACGGCATTGCAAACCGCACAGATGCTAGCTGGGTTGGGGAAAATTTTTAATCCACCCCAGGTAGAAGAAACGGAAAAATTACCAGGTGCGAGAGGTAGCGTCGCAGCAGAAGGTATTCGTATACATAGCGTCCGCCTACCAGGGTTAATTGCCCATCAAGAAGTGATTTTTGGCTCAGCAGGTCAAATTTATACCTTGCGTCACGACACGAGCGATCGCGCCTGCTACATGCCAGGAGTGCTGCTAGCGATCCGTAAAGTCATCCAACTCAAAACCCTCGTTTATGGGTTAGAAAAAATATTGTAA
- a CDS encoding glycosyltransferase family 39 protein: protein MPTLRHVNFKWLRLLFIIILCVGIAFRVTNIDKKVYWHDEAYTSLRIAGYTMKDFSQGAYAHRDSSIKYLQTFQRFKPGSQLKDTIHSLAVEDSQHPPLYYVLLRFWVKLFGNSVTAIRSLSIFFSFLVFPCLYWLCLELFQSYLIAWMAIALLAVSPVHVLFAQEARQYALWTVTILGSSAALLRAIRLNKTQIWIVYAFALATSFYTFFLSGLVAVAHGIYVFIIEKFKLSKRAIAYLLSSGLSLLLFTPWILSLIQNYSMFQMTTGWTNNALPADIFSRRWLLNIGHVFFDLGLEKDPEFLIVYFLLLFLIVYAVYFTIRHAPLRVWLFIITLMAATTLPLLIPDIIKGGQRSIVPRYLFPGYLSIQLVVAYLLSKKISQSRLLARRIWQAIATLLILAGIISCTLSSQANTWWIKEISYSNPQVASFLNRANNPLIVSTNGCINNGNLLSLSYLLEPKVRLRLVDIAPLKEIPKNSGDIFIYGDCTEPVRDSLIKKKHKLELILPYLWQLKSGKEN, encoded by the coding sequence ATGCCAACTCTTCGTCACGTCAATTTTAAATGGCTGCGCTTACTATTTATAATTATTTTGTGTGTAGGAATAGCTTTTCGAGTTACGAATATCGATAAAAAAGTTTATTGGCACGACGAAGCTTATACTTCTTTAAGAATTGCTGGCTACACGATGAAAGACTTTTCTCAAGGAGCATACGCTCATCGAGACAGCAGTATCAAATACTTGCAAACGTTTCAACGTTTCAAACCTGGAAGTCAGTTAAAAGATACAATTCATTCTCTTGCGGTAGAAGACTCTCAACATCCACCTTTGTATTATGTTTTGTTGAGATTTTGGGTAAAATTATTTGGTAATAGTGTTACTGCAATTAGAAGTTTAAGTATATTCTTTAGCTTCTTAGTATTTCCTTGTTTATATTGGTTGTGTCTGGAATTGTTTCAATCGTATCTCATCGCCTGGATGGCGATCGCACTTTTAGCAGTCTCTCCGGTGCATGTTTTATTTGCCCAAGAAGCAAGGCAATACGCTCTCTGGACGGTGACAATTTTAGGATCGAGTGCCGCTTTGCTCAGGGCAATTCGACTGAATAAAACCCAGATTTGGATTGTCTATGCTTTCGCTTTAGCAACTAGTTTTTATACTTTTTTCTTGTCTGGATTAGTAGCCGTTGCTCATGGAATTTACGTTTTCATCATTGAAAAATTTAAGTTGAGCAAAAGAGCGATCGCTTATCTTCTCTCCTCGGGTTTGAGCTTATTACTTTTTACCCCTTGGATATTGAGCTTAATTCAGAACTATTCCATGTTTCAGATGACGACTGGATGGACGAATAATGCTTTACCCGCAGACATTTTTAGTCGTCGCTGGCTACTCAATATCGGTCATGTATTTTTCGATCTGGGTTTGGAAAAAGATCCGGAATTTCTGATTGTCTACTTTCTTTTATTATTTCTGATAGTTTACGCAGTGTATTTCACAATACGTCACGCACCTTTAAGGGTTTGGCTGTTTATTATTACCTTAATGGCTGCAACTACTTTACCGTTACTAATACCAGATATCATTAAAGGCGGACAAAGATCGATCGTACCTCGTTATTTGTTTCCTGGTTATTTAAGCATTCAGCTAGTTGTTGCTTATTTACTGAGCAAAAAAATCAGTCAATCGAGGCTATTAGCTCGTAGAATTTGGCAAGCGATCGCAACTTTACTCATTTTGGCTGGAATCATATCTTGTACGCTTAGTTCCCAAGCTAATACCTGGTGGATTAAAGAAATTAGTTATAGTAATCCTCAAGTAGCCAGCTTTCTCAATAGAGCAAATAATCCTCTCATAGTTTCTACTAATGGTTGCATCAACAATGGTAATTTACTTTCCCTTAGCTACTTATTAGAGCCAAAAGTTCGATTAAGATTAGTTGATATCGCTCCCTTAAAAGAGATACCAAAAAATTCTGGCGATATCTTTATTTATGGAGATTGTACAGAACCGGTGCGCGATAGTCTTATTAAGAAAAAACACAAACTAGAGCTAATCTTACCTTATTTATGGCAACTAAAATCAGGAAAAGAGAATTAA
- a CDS encoding iron uptake porin, translated as MGKYYSLLVSGISILCFLAQITPLQAQTSIKVKGQKSKVKSHTDSQLPTPNSHSPTPDSHSPTPNSQLPLSHSQLPPSHSQLPTSQVSQLSDVQPDDWASRALQSLISRYGIVTGYPNGNFLGNRALSRYEFAAALSAVVRQLEGAIANGKPVQATQDDLATLEKLLQEYTAELKALQSRLDSLEARSAVLQAHEFSTTTKLAGQVIFAINGGGFGGDSLRDPTGTEIADNNPITTLFYRTQLDFDTSFSGTDLLKIRLDTGSNGNRDNAAGVLEPNFGSGLDFSVRPSRNGNLGLGRLYYSFSAAKNLQVVLGTAIAPTDYLDRNRYANRSFVDFSTQALVNNYLLFPIHEQGAGAVVNWQANEFFTLRAMYLAADAENSGSRDEVEGISALTTLLYPDEGGDRGLFGNPYQGTVELEYSPNPAFTVRLQYSGGNTFDRHFDVFGANVELDLSRQLGLFGRYGYGNYDDTIFGDLEPSYWMVGISLRNLLLPGAVAGIAAGQPFVENAVGDATQTNFEAYYSFPLNENLAIAPLVQAIANPSNQADNGTIITGTLRTVFSF; from the coding sequence ATGGGCAAATATTATTCCCTCCTAGTCAGTGGTATTAGCATTCTGTGCTTTTTAGCTCAGATAACTCCACTACAAGCCCAAACGTCAATAAAAGTCAAAGGTCAAAAGTCAAAAGTTAAAAGTCATACTGACTCCCAACTCCCAACTCCCAACTCCCACTCTCCCACTCCCGACTCCCACTCTCCCACTCCCAACTCCCAACTCCCACTCTCTCACTCCCAACTCCCACCCTCCCACTCCCAACTCCCGACTTCCCAAGTTTCCCAACTCTCTGACGTGCAACCCGACGACTGGGCAAGTCGAGCGTTGCAATCTTTAATCTCGCGCTATGGAATAGTTACAGGCTATCCGAATGGAAATTTTCTCGGCAATCGTGCTTTGAGTCGCTACGAATTTGCGGCGGCTTTGAGTGCGGTGGTACGGCAATTGGAGGGAGCGATCGCTAATGGCAAGCCAGTACAAGCAACTCAAGATGATTTAGCGACTCTCGAAAAACTTCTGCAAGAGTATACTGCGGAATTAAAAGCTTTACAAAGCCGTTTAGACTCGCTGGAAGCTCGAAGCGCCGTACTCCAGGCACATGAGTTTTCCACAACGACTAAACTTGCAGGTCAAGTTATCTTTGCAATTAATGGGGGTGGCTTTGGCGGCGATTCCCTTCGCGACCCTACAGGTACGGAAATTGCCGATAATAATCCTATTACTACGTTATTTTACAGGACTCAGTTAGATTTTGATACGAGTTTTTCTGGTACTGACTTACTCAAAATTCGCTTAGATACTGGCAGTAACGGCAACCGCGATAATGCAGCCGGAGTATTAGAACCTAATTTCGGCAGCGGACTTGATTTCTCGGTCAGACCGTCTAGGAATGGAAACTTGGGGCTGGGTCGGCTTTACTACAGCTTTAGCGCCGCCAAAAATCTCCAAGTCGTTTTAGGGACTGCGATCGCACCTACAGATTATCTCGATCGCAATCGTTATGCTAACCGCAGTTTTGTTGATTTTTCGACTCAAGCGCTGGTTAACAACTACCTTCTCTTTCCGATTCACGAACAAGGCGCTGGGGCGGTTGTTAACTGGCAAGCGAACGAGTTTTTCACGTTACGGGCAATGTATCTTGCGGCAGACGCTGAAAATTCTGGCAGTCGCGATGAGGTTGAAGGCATATCGGCTTTAACAACTCTACTCTACCCAGATGAGGGTGGAGATCGCGGTTTATTTGGCAATCCTTATCAGGGAACGGTTGAGTTAGAATACTCTCCCAACCCAGCTTTTACTGTACGCTTACAGTACAGTGGTGGAAATACATTCGATCGCCATTTCGATGTGTTTGGAGCGAATGTCGAACTCGATTTATCGCGCCAACTTGGGCTTTTCGGGCGCTACGGCTACGGTAACTATGACGATACAATTTTTGGAGATCTCGAACCGTCTTACTGGATGGTGGGGATATCTTTACGCAATTTATTACTACCTGGTGCTGTAGCAGGAATTGCGGCAGGTCAGCCTTTTGTGGAAAATGCTGTAGGGGATGCGACTCAAACAAACTTTGAAGCCTACTATAGCTTTCCCCTAAATGAAAATCTAGCGATCGCCCCTTTAGTTCAAGCGATCGCCAACCCTAGCAATCAAGCAGATAATGGCACAATTATTACTGGTACTCTCCGCACCGTATTCTCTTTTTAA